A segment of the Capricornis sumatraensis isolate serow.1 chromosome 8, serow.2, whole genome shotgun sequence genome:
GGCTATACAGCAGGGTGTGCTGGAGGCTCGGTCCAAACCCAGTCCAGAGGTGGCTTCAAGAGGGTGTGCACACCGTGGCAAGGGGTGCAGGTCTTGGACGGGAGGCTGGAGGAGGCACTGGACCACAGGAGAGGCGTGTGGTCACTGTTTCTGCTCCGGGTGGTCTAGTTCCAGGGCTGCCCAGTGCTTGCGATGCCCATTCTTCAGCACCAACTGAAGGCTGGGCACTGGGCCACATTCTCAGCTGGCCAAGAGGCGGGGACACAACTGCTTGGAGAGGTGACCCTCGTTGGTCCCCAGGAGGTGTGGGCTGAGGAGGCATTACCTTGGGGCTCAGGCCCATCCAGCTCCTTGGGGAGGGGAGCGGGCTTCCTGGGGCCCTTGATGTTGGCAAACTTCAAACAGGAAAGGAACAAACTGTGCAGGTGTGGAGAGAATGAGCCTGGCCAGAGCTGGCCCTGCCTGTGCCTCAGGGAGTCCTGTCCAGGGGTCTGGGCCTACTCCCGGGAAGGTTGGACCCTGCTGGTCCCCTCTCACCTCATGCCCCAGCTCGAGCTGGGGACAGGGCTCCTCCCAGATGGGGAATCTGAGGCCCAGAGGCATGAAGCCTTCCTGGGGCAGTGGGCAGGGGTGAGATGAGGCCTTGGGTCCAGCTTCAGGCCTGAGTCTGCCCTGCCTTGACCCCTGTAGGCCTGCTGGGGTTATCTCCCccgccagcccccacccccttcGCACCCCCCACCAGCCGGGAGTGAGTTGGGGTGAAGTGCTGATGGCGTCACGTGTGACTGTGGCTCCTCATGCTTCTCCACCTGGGCCCTTTCTGGGGCAGCTGAGGTTGAGAGAGGCGAGGGTGCCTGCACACAGGGCCTGCACACAGGCGGCCTGCACACGGGGCCTGCACATGGGCGCCTGCACACACAGGGCCTGCATACAGAGGGCCTGCACACAGGGGGCCTGCACACGGGCGCCTGCACACAGAGGGCCTGCACATGGGGCCTACACACGGGCGCCTGCACACAGGGGGCCTGCACACATGGGGCCTGCACACGCAGGGCCTGCACACTCAGGGCCTGCACACAGGGGGCCTGCACACGCAGGGCCTGCACACGCAGGGCCTGCACACAGGGGGTCTGCACATGGGCGCCTACACACAGGGGGCCTGCACATGGGGCTTGTACATGGGTCCCTGCACACACAGGGCCTGCACACAGGGGGCCTGCACATGGGCGCTTGCACACAGGGTCCTGGCCCATGGGCCTGGCTGTGGGTAAGGCCTGTCAGAGAAAGCCCCACTTGCTGGGTGGCTTCAATACTGGACTTCCTGTCTGGTGGCTGGAGCCCATCTAGGTGTCACAGAGCTGGTCCTGCTGTGGCCGCAGATGGTCCTCTTCCTCCCTGATGCATGTCTTGTCTCCATGTCCAAGCTTCTCCTTTTTAAGGAGCCTGTTGTGTTGTATCAGGGCTCCACTTTGTGACCTCACTGTGACCTGGTCATTTCTGTAAATCCAAGTAGGATCACTCTCAGAGGTACTGGGTGTTGGGACTTCATCTTTCACTCTTCAGGCCTGGGAGCGCAGGGGCCTCAtgggggctggggagcaggcgCATCTTCCTTGGGGGTGCTGTCTTTTCTCAGACGACCGTGGAGTGACTATTTCAGGATGACCGGCGGGGCTTGGACCCTCTAGCCTGGGCTGGACATGTCCTGTGGGTGCCCTTGGCATCTGTGTCAGTGCCGGGCCCTTGGGGCCTGTCCCTCTCTGTCCCTGCGGATGTTGGTTGACCAGTGATTGACTGCACACTCCCTTCTCTCCCTTTTAGGAAAGTCCAGGAGGAAAAAGGATTTACGAATCTCCTGCATGTCCAAGCCGCCGGCGCCCAGCCCCACGTGAGTTGGCCTCTGGTGCTTCCTGGAAGGCCTCCTGCAGGGGCCAATGTGGGGGCCAGGCCGCCTGTGCGGGCGGCATCTCCTCTAAGCAGCTGCGGGGGCTGTGTGCCTCATACGTCCTCTCAGAGCCCTCCTTGCCTTTCTGAGGGCGTGTCCATGTGACAGGCCATGTGCTGCCCCGCAGATGCTTGGTGACTGTGGGGGAGGGCCGGGACCCCCTTGAGAGGGCAGAGCTCTCTGGGGCTCACACCTCCGCTCTCCCCTGCAGGCTCCCCCGGAACCTGGACTCCCGGGCTTTCATCACCATTGGAGACAGGGTAGGTGTCAATAGGCCCTGGGAGGTGTCTGTGGGTGGAGACAGAGCTGGGCTGTGGAGGGGGGCTGGCTCCCCGACGCTGACCAGGTGGCCCATCTGGTGGCTAcctcctgggccctggggagCCAGAGTCACAGTGCTCAGTGTGCAGATCCCTGGCTCTGCCCAAAGGGCCTGCATTTCACTGGCACCTCCCGACGCCAGTGGTTCCCTTGGGAAGCCGTGTGCTGCCCACAGGACATGCTGAGGAGTCTTGTTCATCTGCCTGCTTGCTTCCTCTGGCAGCAGGTCAAGAGGGAGGGTGGGTGACCAGGGCCCCACTGCTCCCTGGGAGGCAAGGCCTTTCTTTTGTCCTGTCTGTGTCCCCAGAGCCTGAAACAGGGACTTACACACTGTAGGTGATGAATAAGTGAGTCTGCCCACCTGAGAGGGTGGGGCGAGAGGAAAAGGGCATCTCTTTAGGGCCCAGCACCGCTGGGAGCGTTTCCAAGGCTGATGTGCTGACACCCTGTAGTAGCCTTCTGATGTAGGTGCTGTGCCTGTTTTAGAGAAGGTGaggggaggctcagagaggttacatGACTTACCCCAGGACACACAGCAGAAGTGGCTGGTGCAAGACTTGAGCACAGGTCTGACTGGCTGGTGATTCTCTTTCTGCTGCCCCAGCATCTCCACTGGTGCCTGACTTGGCCCCTCTGAACCCTCTCTCCTTTCTGTCCCCTAAGAACTTTGAGGTGGAGGCGGATGACCTGGTGACCATTTCAGAGCTGGGCCGAGGTGCCTATGGGGTGGTGGAGAAGGTGCGGCATGCCCAGAGTGGCACCATCATGGCCGTGAAGGTGAGCAGTGTCCCCGACCCAGGGCCGTCAGAGCCGGGGGCACCTGGGGCTGCACCCCTGCGGCCCAGGCTCTAACCGCAGCCCCTCCCCCCGCAGCGCATCCGAGCCACCGTGAACTCTCAGGAGCAGAAGCGCCTGCTCATGGACCTGGATGTCAACATGCGCACCGTGGACTGTTTCTATACCGTCACCTTCTACGGGGCCCTCTTTAGAGAGGTGAGGAGACACAGCCAGCCTCCGCGCTAGCAGGGAGCCCAGGAGCTTGGGCTTACCCCAGGGGATACTGCACGCAGCCTTCTCAGAAGGCTGTCTTggatggggtgtgggggtggggacagtaTGTTGCCGGTGAAGGGACCCATCGGCCAGGGTCAGAGCTGGGATGAGCCGTGGAAGTAGGAGTCTGACGGGGGACAGCCAGTGTGACAGTCGGGGAAGGCTGCCGCGTGGACTCAGCAGTGTAGGTGAGCCTTgtcggggaggggctgggaggtcAGAGAACCCCTGAGGGCCGAGGGGTGGAGGTGTGTCAGGGGCTGGCTGGCTCCATGGGGATGGGCATGGGAGGATGCTGGGCCAGGTAGCCCTGGGCAGATGTGGCTGAACTATGGCTGTCCACCTGCAGGGAGATGTGTGGATCTGCATGGAGCTCATGGACACGTCCCTGGACAAGTTCTATCGGAAGGTGCTAGACAAGGGCATGACGATTCCAGAAGACATTCTTGGGGAGATCGCTGTGTCTGTAAGTGGGGTTGGGGGGGTCCCAATGGTAGTGTTTTGGGCAGAGCTGGGCCCCCCGTGTGGCCTCCAGCTGTGGCCCTGCAGCTGGGCAGCTGCCCTTGGAAGCCCCAGGTGCCCCCACCCTGGACCAGAGCCTGCTCAGGAGACCCCGGGACCCTGGAGCCACACAGATTTGGCAGAACCAGGatctctgggcttcctgtgcAGTTCTTGAGTTTTGAGGCCACAGAAGAGGACTTAGTGTTCACAGCTTCCTTATCCTGAAGATGCTTGGAGGCAGCTCGTAGAGGCATGTGGTCAGGGGAGAAAACCACGGGTCTTGAGCTTGCATGTCCTAGGGCAGGCGGTTCCCTGGGCATGAGCACCCAACAGCCAAAGCAGAAGGGGAGTGGGGTCTGTGTACCTGTGGTCCTTATCCCTGACCGCAGCTGCGAACATGTAAAcataccccccccccccagggcaTTGAGTCAGGATCTTTGGGGTGATACCAGTGACTGCTGGTAGGGGAGGGGGCGGTGGATGTAAGGTGCCTGCAGAAGGGCCAGATTCTACCCAGGAGTCTGGTGGAGGGCGGACAGCATTCTGGGGGTTCATAAGTCAGACTCGCCAGGGTCTTGGTCACATCACGTGAGACCCTGGCCCATTCAGAGCAGTGCAGGAACCAGGTGTATCAGTATCAGGGTGGCCAGGACATTACAGCAAACActgggatgtgggcgggagcctTAGGTGGTGAGGGGCTGGGTGTGACCTGGGAGAGGGCGACAGACCGCCCTGGCTGGGGAGTCTTCTGGCTCTGTCACTGTTGATGGACctgtctctccccacctcccatcccaaaCACCAGATCGTGAGGGCCCTGGAACATCTGCACAGCAAGCTGTCCGTGATCCACAGAGGTCAGTGCCTGGAccggctggggaggaggggcctgGCCTCACACACACGTCCCCGCGGTCCTGCTGGGCCTGCAGTGCCGAGGCTCTGGGAGGCGACAGGCCGCAATGTGCCCGCTGGGTCCAGGCTGCTGTCCActcctctcagccattcctgtCAGCCCCCAGGCCCAGTCCCAGTTTTGttccctggtgctcagagcaCGGACGAGGGTGGACCTTCATCCTGGGAAGGCCAGCCCATCTTGTCTTGACCTGTTGTTTACGTGTTGAGGAGTGTGCAGGTGGGATGTGTACCGCTGCACGAATCCGATCGTCGTTTACACTGGGTCacgcccaccctcccctccctttcttGCCCTGTGACGGCCCAGTCCCCGACTCCACTGATTTTCTCATGGGGGTTGGTTTTGCTTGTTCTTAGCCTCCCAGTTGGGCCAATGATTCTGAGACTCAGTGGGGCTGTGTGTGTCCtgcccatcccctccctctgtgTTCTGAGGGGTCTGCTTTTCCACACAGAGTTCACTGGGCTAAGCCCCTTTGACCACTCAGTGGTCCCCGGTCACTGCTATTGGCAGGTTTTCGTGGCCCCTTTGGGCATCTCTCTGAGCCCCTGCAGACATCCTTGTAAAAGGCAGGAGGGATGCACATGTCTCCTGTGCGTGTGCTTGCTGGATGGCCCCGCTGTGCCCCCTAGCTCACTCCGTGCCCACTCTGTGCCCACTCCATGTCCAGCTTGAGTCCTGGGGCTCTGGGATTTCCCACAGACCTGCCTCCTGTGTTTGAGCTGTTGCCTTGTGCTTCCTGGCCAAGACTGCTGACCCCTCAAGGTGGATATTGGGTGGTTTACAGTGCTCATACTGTTAGTGATGGGTTCCCTGCATTTGGGTGGACCCCAGAGCCAGAGGTTGCACTGGTAAGTGGAGGCTGAGTCCCAACTGTGAAGCTGCAAAGACACGGTCCTGGGGGAAGCCCTGGAGCTAACTTCTCTCCCCACCTGTGGCTGGAGGCTGGGGCTCCTGACTGTGTGGCTACCAGCTCTGACCTGGGCAGTGGGGGCCAACAACCAGTAGCTGAAAGGCATGTCCTACTTCTGGCAGACGTGAAGCCGTCCAACGTCCTTATCAACAAGGAGGGCCACGTGAAGATGTGTGACTTTGGGATCAGTGGTTAC
Coding sequences within it:
- the MAP2K3 gene encoding dual specificity mitogen-activated protein kinase kinase 3, coding for MESTAPSPPAGVPTSKGKSRRKKDLRISCMSKPPAPSPTLPRNLDSRAFITIGDRNFEVEADDLVTISELGRGAYGVVEKVRHAQSGTIMAVKRIRATVNSQEQKRLLMDLDVNMRTVDCFYTVTFYGALFREGDVWICMELMDTSLDKFYRKVLDKGMTIPEDILGEIAVSIVRALEHLHSKLSVIHRDVKPSNVLINKEGHVKMCDFGISGYLVDSVAKTMDAGCKPYMAPERINPELNQKGYNVKSDVWSLGITMIEMAILRFPYESWGTPFQQLKQVVEEPSPQLPADRFSPEFVDFTAQCLRKNPAERMSYLELMEHPFFTSHKTKKTDIAAFVKEILGEDS